The sequence tgtcattagtaaaaacgggcatttgTGCCTTAAAAACGGCATTACGACGGCACAGTTATGCGGTGTTTTTAATACTCGGGATGCCTAGTATGAGATTATCTACCTACGTTTGCCGCGTTTAAATATGCGATCGCGTGAAAATGAAGtaacatagaattaagaacattcagaaaccgtgtacacgactaatatggaagcatcaaaaacaacaccactttataccatttagcagttgaaagtaattattttacctctaatgttataGACGTACCATAAAATAGGAAagtgagaaaaagtttgtgagctagcaacattccgcgggtgtgaagtgagacttgCGCGGGTCGttatcactgtttttggacacaatgcactgaatataataatggctgaatgcggATTCTGTGTAAATGTCGGTTTCGACGATCGATAATGTAAagcgtcaaagtaaaattgaatttattgtcCTTGTTTTAAACCAAAAATTTGTAGTTTTAAAGCAAGCGcggtttgtaaaacaaaaataggaTTACAGAATTtacgactctaaaacgagtaacTATAGGTCCATTTTGCTTTGATGATACAGTGTTTCGATATTCGAAGACGATATCGCGACTACGAGCATAAACATCTTATGGTAATACTTACCATTTGTGATTGCAACCAATGGCTAGTCTATAATTCATTATTCGTGTGGCAActtaggtataaaaatatatacaatatataaacactCTTATAAAGAAAGGCAACATTATGCAAACTTTTAAAATCGATCTATGGACTATTTTTCGAGCTTCTCGAACAGTAACATACGTTAGTTGAATAACTATAAAGATTttccgtcaaaatgtattaaattaggatggcgccacatttgcatcaaggtaactcttaaaagaaatattgttagagtaggcttgaaaaataaacaaggaagtaaggttatatttaccacaatattttgtacaacgtaagttgttgaaattctcaataattaactactttagtcgataatgacattaaattttttaactcggcatacttcaattcatctacgattgctacattcataccataccctgtgcatccaccagcgccattgtggaggatttttgaactgttatttagcgcatacaactggacactttttcaacttttctcccatataagatgactctccttacctctaccctccatagttctcACTCAGTCAGGCTTTTACCAAAAAAGATAAATTTCAAAAAGACAATATGCTtagtagttagttttttttttttttgttaaaaacctaaaaaccttctttttttgttaaaaaaatatttatactttctcTGTATGTTAACACTCggctttagatttaaaaaatggtATTAAAGGTGAATTTTAATCATTCACTTTTTTTGCTTAACAGATAGTCTAAGAGCGTTGTACCTTGGAGACAATGACTTTGAATTCCTACCACCAGAGATTGGAAACCTGAAGAATTTAcaaattgtatgtatataatatcatcatataaTCATAAAATCTGATTTAATGTGGCTCTGCTGGATTACTTGAGCGCCAGCTGAGCCAATTGCTTTAAGGATAGTTAAATTCTtatgaagagttttttttttaaataaataaataaataaatatactatgtcaatacacacattgccatctagccccaaagtaagcgtagcttgtgttatgggtactaaaatgactgatgaatatttttatgattaatgtacataaatacttataatatacagataaacacccagacactgatcactgatcacataaacattttccagttgtgggaatcgagcccactgccttggactcagaaagcaaggttgcTGCTGGCTGCTGTCAGTCGGTCATCAATAGGCCGTCAGTATTTCCTCTTAGATAGTTCTAAATTGAATTGGGAATCTATTTATGTTGTAATACCATTTTTTCAATTAGATTTTATGGGTCGTCTTATGCAGTTTAAATGGGTTAAGAACCAAAAAAACAAGGAAAATCAACATTTTGAAAATGATTTTTCTTGATCAAAAGCTATCATGGTTCAAAGTGTGACTTGCTATAGACTGCTACAGGAAAATCTCTTAATCACATGACAATTAGAATTTCCACATGTCTGCCAATACACACATGcataatttgataattaaataattttgcttCTTATATCATAATTTGAACTGAAAGACATCCATTGCTGTAGATGCCTACATCAACTCTTTACAGTCCTTTGGCACTTGTAAGCTAGATACAATTTATGATGTGatctatacatatattatgtcaAGACGGAGCTCTTTCCATTGCCTGCTGAGTAAATGAACTctctgttaatttatataaatttatttcagcTGTCAATGAGGGAGAATGATCTGATAGAGGTGCCTCGTGAGCTGGGCCAGCTAGCCCGACTGAGGGAGTTACATCTGCAGGGCAACAGACTTGTTGTCTTGCCACCTGAGATTGgtgattacaatatttttaattatcctAACATAACAGTGTGTACAAATTGcacacaatagttcacttatAAATTGAATTGGTTTTTATCCTCACAAATCTTGGTAACTGATGCACAAAAGTGAATAAAGCtaacgtttgtttttttgtatgtacacactacactcagtggcgtgcactgggcttcttaccagggtatgcatacagtcgGAAAATTGCCAAAAATAccaaaaatcctcctactatacgagttatatatcaattttagggtagccagtgcttttgtgaatgtacgaagtgcacgccactggctacacTGATATCTTCCTTTTCCTTATGATAATTAGTAGGAATctaagcattttattttatttttttcttgtattttaaaACAGTTGATGGTCTTTTATAGTTtgagaaaagttaaaaaataaagtagttgTGTTGTTAAGTGATGTTGTTTGCAGGCTCGCTGGACCTGGCCAGCAACAAGTCAGTACTGCGGCTGGAGGGCAACTTCTGGGTGCCCCACATCGAGGACCAGATCAAGCTGGGGCCCTCGCATGTGCTTGACTACCTCCGCTCTGAGACTTACAGAGTGTAAGTTATCCTTATAACTAATATTAGAAAGgcgaatgtatgtttgtttgttgttccttcacgccctaacttacCAACCAATCAACCTGATTTTCGGGTTAATTCAAAGgacagagtaacataggctactttattTTCTCATTAAACAGACctttcccacaggatttgtaaataaCCTTAAAAAACGCGAGTGAAGAATGAGTCAGTGAAGAGAGAGTGAGTCATCAGTATATTACCCATATCAAAACATGAGAAActatgataatttttttctctGAAATTAAAAGGCTAAATTCTGctatccttacttatattattaatgcgaaagtgtgtttgtgtgtttgcaCTTATTTTACGCAAATAACAAACCAATGTACTTGAATTTTAGTATAGTTATTactaaagaaaataacaaataaaatagtgtgtgcacttatgtacacgcgttagaagttatacttacaagataaaaatcttttcaaaatttttatctttcggCTTTCTACGGTTTTAGCAAAAACGAcacaagcaataaaaaaaagtatttaatacattgaaagttttattatactatctagttaaaaaaagtttatttaaatatcacaaaaaatatttctacataatcacTGACGTAGGTCGttgtacataattaaagaaatggacataataaacataattaaatttggaatactaatagactcattataggacaaaaaagttttcttcaacattaaaatttgagatttttgcacaattgaatcaattaaatcaccagaATGAACCTACTGCGataccttatagctaacttcagggtgtcggtttttcgtgacggtgtgcaagcgcatcgtaaaaattacctctcataatttttccctaacgcgccaaaagaagtataacttcaaaatatgttaactttttaatttcgtGCAGGTTGTACAGCCGCCACATGTCGGCGAAACCGCCTCCTCCGCCGCAGACCCTTGACAAGAGTAAGAAGGCAAGCCGCGCGAGGTCGTAACGACGCGACCACCCCATAAGCCCCAAACCTAACAATGATCGAGTCCATCAATATATTTGCGTTGtattaacatacataaaaacttcAAGCAGACCGGAGGGTCCGTGAAGAAGAGCGGTGGcatttaagaaaacaaaatgcAATGGCGTCGGAATATAAAATGATTTCATaatgtatgaaaaataagcACTCGTATATCCCAAAATTGGAATCGATACGCACGAAATTATTTGTGATTAACATCGACGCTAGCGCCGatgaaattatgatttttaattcGTTTTCATCGTAATAAACTGAACCATTTGTGACGTataaaattttttgtttaaacattGTTTGAAGGTGTGTCAAAAtgtatgtcacaaaaagcattTCCTGACCTTGAAGTgccatataaacaaatatatagaGCTTATATtgactaaaaatttatttaatgattaaacGTAGTTGTGcttaatttattaacatttttttaaaattattaattgattgTGAAAATGTGTATTTAACTGTGTTTTGTATGGTTGGTTATAAAAAGGAAACtctattaaagttataaaaatctttattttttttcatcttagaATTTATGTGAACACAAACATTATtacgaaataaattacattatattatatattacagtaATTATAACACGCAattgtttcaatattattataactatggTGCTAACGCAGAATAACTCATCTTTATTGTCATGTGTTCATTTTCTATTACAATAGTAAAGtaaggataataaatataataaaaaagtattactaacagaaatttgtttttttcccTGATTAAATTATCTAGTGCCCTAAGTTAACCCCCTTATGGGGATTGGACCTCTTTTTGTATGCTTTGCTGAAGGCTTCTGcggtagctagttaccaccgtacagacaaagacgtgccgcgattTAACGGTCCGGTACGACCTctcttagaaaccgattaggggtatgggattctgaagttagcccgttaccaagTTAGagtgtatcatcacttaccagcaagtaagattgcagtcaagggctaacttgtagtagaataaacaaaaaatcttaaCGCTCAAATAGACTAGAGAGAGAGAGTTAGAATTTTTAGTAGGGAGTGACTTCatacaatatagaaaaatagtaAACAATAGATTTTTTAGGTACTTAAGCTGTATTTATGAATGGTTATAACGTATTGACTGTTGATATGGTCGAagttaattttaagaaaaactaaaataaattaaatgtctgAGATTTTTAGTCAGATAATctattgttacattaaataataaggaATTATAATTAAGGAAAATGCTGAgatcaatataaaatttactgattaaatcaaaatcaaatacgaatgtaaatttaagaaatatgtAATTAATCTTCTATTCACATAATTAGCCAGGGGCTTGTAAAGTGATGTTATACAGATTATAATATTGGACTTGGTTAAACGAAAAGAACAACGCATTTTGAGGTAATTATAAgacatttatattatgaaaactaaagtTAATTTGCGACACTcagcgaaaaacaggagaatctgtatggtataatttataatttcttcaatccttatagtccacaccaaaaacagatcctcggcaatgtaccttacgcacgtttcgctccgaaaccgaagcatcctcaggagatgtttactttacaattaataattgataagaacaacgattctcctgtttttcgcggagtatagcaaattaagcttaattttcataatatatcatggatttccgcaaagtaacgcctgcttctatccaatatttgtgaCATTTATGCCTAATGATCTAGGCGATGTCAAtagaaaaaatacatttcaccaactcttaggtgataactattcgTGAACAGTTGatatatgcctaggaatatCCGTAGATAaggtgttacttatttaggcattgccttgtcattagtaaaaacgggcatttgTGCCTTAAAAACGGCATTACGACGGCACAGTTATGCGGTGTTTTTAATACTCGGGATGCCTAGTATGAGATTATCTACCTACGTTTGCCGCGTTTAAATATGCGATCGCGTGAAAATGAAGtaacatagaattaagaacattcagaaaccgtgtacacgactaatatggaagcatcaaaaacaacaccactttataccatttagcagttgaaagtaattattttcctCTAATGTTATAGACGTACCATAAAATAGGAAagtgagaaaaagtttgtgagctagcaacattccgcgggtgtgaagtgagacttgCGCGGGTCGttatcactgtttttggacacaatgcactgaatataataatggctgaatgcggATTCTGTGTAAATGTCGGTTTCGACGATCGATAATGTAAagcgtcaaagtaaaattgaatttattgtcCTTGTTTTAAACCAAAAATTTGTAGTTTTAAAGCAAGCGcggtttgtaaaacaaaaataggaTTACAGAATTtacgactctaaaacgagtaacTATAGGTCCATTTTGCTTTGATGATACAGTGTTTCGATATTCGAAGACGATATCGCGACTACGAGCATAAACATCTTATGGTAATACTTACCATTTGTGATTGCAACCAATGGCTAGTCTATAATTCATTATTCGTGTGGCAActtaggtataaaaatatatacaatatataaacactCTTATAAAGAAAGGCAACATTATGCAAACTTTTAAAATCGATCTATGGACTATTTTTCGAGCTTCTCGAACAGTAACATACGTTAGTTGAATAACTATAAAGATTttccgtcaaaatgtattaaattaggatggcgccacatttgcatcaaggtaacccttaaaagaaatattgttagagtaggcttgaaaaataaacaaggaagtaaggttatatttaccacaatattttgtacaacgtaagttgttgaaattctcaataattaactactttagtcgataatgacattaaattttttaactcggcatacttcaattcatctacgattgctacattcataccataccctgtgcatccaccagcgccattgtggaggatttttgaactgttatttagcgcatacaactggacactttttcaacttttctcccatataagatgactctccttacctctaccctccatagttctcAGTCAGGCTTTTACCAAAAAAGATAAATTTCAAAAAGACAATATGCTtagtagttagtttttttttttttgtttaaaacctaaaaaccttttttttttgttaaaaactttaaaactaaattttaatgcaTATACATTTGTTTATCTCTAGTTGGACAATTTTTGACATTTACGTCGTGATATACTACGATTAATTAGGTTCAATCTCAGGCGGATCATCAACATTTGCCCCAAAATCAGCAAACACTTCGGTCAACAActgtataaattaatgaatgaatggatatacttttattgtacaccacatataAATACAggtaaatttataagaaaactagtttacacgatgtatacaattaggcggccttatcgctacatagtatCATATCCCGAAGAAAAAAACTCGTTTACATTTCTCTTCTTATCATCAAATAGCGGTTGCCCGCGTTCTCTGAacgcgtttataacggttttttttttacaaatctcatgggaaccgtttcttttcctattatataaaaactttgttactctccgtcctttcaattaaATCTATGCCAACAATCATGTCTTTGGTTGCTGAGTGAGacaaggaaaaacaaacaaacgcactttcacatttataatattagtgaggataAAATTTTCGGTATAGTTGGGGATatgcctattttttttaaagtacccCCTATATTGGGCaagcaaaacaaaataaaaaatatttaaaaccgtCAATACGTTTTTGAGCTTCAGCGAGGTTAATGAACAGCTATTAATTTCTATTATATAGAACGTTTTACGACTTTTAAACAGGTCTTTAGGGTAAAACAACACCTATATTAGGTCAAGCAGAACATACGCTATTGTtgctattaatttttaatatatagaatctctttcttttttaaaccTTAAGCGTTTTAcccactttgtttttttaaaccaaaccTATAATAGGTCAAGCAAAACatactaaaaaacatttaaatcggTCAAGCCATTTCTGAGCTCGAGAAAGAATAGCAGACagctattaatttttaatataaagactcttttaattttttaaacctttCTTTAGCTAGTTT comes from Pararge aegeria chromosome 9, ilParAegt1.1, whole genome shotgun sequence and encodes:
- the LOC120626438 gene encoding ras suppressor protein 1-like, whose translation is IHFFCLTDSLRALYLGDNDFEFLPPEIGNLKNLQILSMRENDLIEVPRELGQLARLRELHLQGNRLVVLPPEIGSLDLASNKSVLRLEGNFWVPHIEDQIKLGPSHVLDYLRSETYRVLYSRHMSAKPPPPPQTLDKSKKASRARS